A section of the Camelina sativa cultivar DH55 unplaced genomic scaffold, Cs unpScaffold05746, whole genome shotgun sequence genome encodes:
- the LOC104774811 gene encoding reticuline oxidase-like protein yields the protein MMEAGKLGLVFNPYGGKMSEVATTATPFPHRKRLFKVQHSMNWKDPGTEAESSFMEKTRSFYSYMAPFVTKNPRHTYLNYRDLDIGINSHGPNSYREAEIYGRKYFGENFDRLVKVKTAVDPDNFFRDEQSIPTLPTKPS from the coding sequence ATGATGGAGGCTGGGAAGCTAGGGCTAGTGTTCAATCCGTACGGAGGGAAAATGAGCGAGGTGGCTACGACGGCGACTCCATTCCCGCACAGGAAGAGGCTTTTCAAGGTCCAGCATTCGATGAACTGGAAAGACCCTGGCACAGAAGCGGAGAGCAGTTTCATGGAAAAGACGAGAAGCTTCTACAGCTACATGGCTCCTTTCGTCACCAAGAATCCAAGACACACGTATCTCAACTACAGGGATCTTGACATCGGGATCAACAGCCATGGCCCAAACAGTTACAGAGAAGCTGAGATTTACGGGAGAAAGTATTTCGGTGAGAATTTTGATCGGTTGGTCAAAGTGAAAACAGCCGTGGATCCTGATAACTTCTTCAGGGATGAGCAGAGTATACCTACCTTGCCCACCAAGCCTTCC